From the Paenibacillus sp. FSL H8-0548 genome, one window contains:
- a CDS encoding ZIP family metal transporter has product MIEAFIGSFISAMATVLGAIPLLFVKSLSEKWKDILIAFTAGIMVSASTFGLLPQALNESGLIPLTLGLLIGVIALDLIEKNLPHIDIEQKRGVSSFDSKSLLVIFALFIHNIPEGLSTGFSYASTNGGLGPMVAIAIGAQNMPEGLVLAIFLIHSKVSKLKLMLIVTLTGLMEVVSAIVGYFAASYVEGLIGYGLAFASGAMLFIVYKELIPETHGHGFERSATYSFIIGLLVMIYISYFFG; this is encoded by the coding sequence ATGATAGAAGCATTCATAGGTAGTTTTATTTCGGCCATGGCAACGGTGCTCGGTGCAATACCGCTGCTCTTTGTTAAGAGCCTATCGGAGAAATGGAAGGACATATTGATTGCGTTTACCGCTGGAATTATGGTATCAGCCTCTACCTTTGGCCTGCTGCCGCAAGCACTAAATGAATCTGGTCTAATTCCGTTAACTTTAGGACTGCTGATAGGTGTCATCGCACTTGATTTGATTGAAAAAAATCTTCCCCATATCGACATTGAGCAAAAAAGAGGAGTCAGCTCCTTTGACAGCAAATCATTGCTCGTTATTTTTGCTTTATTCATTCATAACATCCCTGAGGGGCTGAGTACCGGTTTTAGTTATGCGAGTACAAACGGTGGCTTAGGACCGATGGTTGCCATCGCAATAGGTGCGCAAAACATGCCTGAGGGTCTCGTGCTTGCGATATTTCTCATCCATTCCAAGGTAAGCAAGCTTAAGCTGATGCTAATTGTAACTTTAACCGGGCTGATGGAGGTTGTTTCCGCGATCGTGGGTTATTTTGCAGCAAGCTATGTTGAAGGGCTAATTGGGTATGGACTCGCATTTGCCTCAGGTGCAATGCTATTTATCGTATACAAGGAGCTTATACCTGAGACTCATGGGCATGGTTTTGAACGATCAGCAACGTATTCTTTCATCATAGGTTTGCTTGTCATGATTTATATAAGTTATTTCTTTGGTTAA
- the sulP gene encoding sulfate permease, translating into MKWTGRYYGYSVAAFRKDLVSGLIVGIIAIPLGMAFAIAAGVKPEYGIYTTIVAGILVSLFGGSKFQIAGPTGAFIPILFAIVMKYGYENLLIAGFMAGIILLLLGLFKLGALIKFIPRPVTIGFTSGIAIIIFSGQIGNFLGLQEMQKHEMFLDNMKEMFLHLSTIHLYSVVISFICLTCLFLTPRYFSKIPASLVGILISSVIAFVYFKGEVATIGSSFGTISSQLPAFRLLDITWERIEILLGPAFVIAMLGSIESLLSAVVADGMTQTRHNSNRELIGQGIANMITPLFGGIPATGAIARTATNIKNGAVSPFSGIIHGVVVLIVLLVFAPYASHIPLASIAPILMLVAWNMSERKEFVHILKTKTTDSIVLILTFVLTVFTTLTIAVEVGLILAVILFVKRMSEMLTVVKVLPDPTVKHEKLRPHMVREDHDCPQITIYTIEGALFFGAADIFGKALMPTINLRPKVLLLRMGKVPFMDTTGEANIASLVMHFRTFSGQVIISGIKNQPKDVLKRTGLYPLIGENHFFEHTGEAIDYAITQLDTNRCIGCKHYAFRECGLLSNPETPTNGR; encoded by the coding sequence GTGAAATGGACTGGAAGGTACTATGGATATTCTGTAGCCGCATTTCGTAAGGATTTAGTTTCTGGCTTAATTGTAGGTATTATCGCCATTCCACTTGGGATGGCTTTTGCCATTGCTGCTGGAGTGAAACCGGAATATGGCATCTATACAACGATCGTAGCTGGTATTCTGGTTTCTTTATTTGGAGGGTCCAAGTTTCAAATTGCAGGTCCTACGGGAGCCTTTATTCCAATCCTCTTTGCCATTGTCATGAAATATGGTTATGAAAACTTACTGATTGCTGGTTTTATGGCAGGTATTATACTTCTGTTATTAGGCTTATTTAAGCTTGGTGCCTTAATCAAGTTTATTCCTCGACCTGTTACGATCGGATTTACATCTGGAATTGCGATCATTATTTTCAGTGGACAAATTGGCAACTTTTTAGGCTTGCAAGAGATGCAGAAACATGAAATGTTTCTAGATAATATGAAAGAAATGTTTCTCCACCTCTCGACCATTCATCTATATAGTGTAGTCATCTCGTTCATTTGTTTAACGTGTCTATTCCTAACCCCTCGATATTTCTCGAAGATCCCAGCTTCTCTGGTAGGGATCCTTATTTCAAGCGTAATAGCCTTTGTATACTTTAAAGGAGAGGTTGCTACAATTGGCTCATCATTCGGTACGATATCTAGTCAATTACCAGCATTTCGTTTATTAGATATAACATGGGAGCGAATTGAGATCTTACTTGGCCCTGCCTTTGTTATCGCGATGCTCGGAAGCATTGAATCGCTTTTATCCGCTGTTGTTGCAGATGGAATGACCCAAACCCGTCATAATAGCAATCGCGAGCTGATTGGCCAAGGCATTGCAAATATGATCACGCCTTTATTTGGCGGTATTCCTGCTACAGGTGCGATAGCTAGAACAGCCACCAATATTAAAAATGGAGCTGTATCCCCTTTTTCCGGCATTATACATGGGGTGGTTGTGCTTATTGTACTGCTTGTCTTTGCGCCCTATGCATCCCATATTCCGCTTGCAAGCATCGCTCCGATTTTAATGCTTGTAGCTTGGAATATGAGTGAGCGGAAAGAATTCGTTCATATTCTTAAAACTAAAACAACGGATTCCATAGTCCTTATCCTTACATTCGTATTGACGGTTTTCACTACATTAACAATTGCTGTTGAGGTGGGACTTATACTCGCTGTGATCTTGTTTGTAAAACGGATGAGTGAAATGCTTACTGTGGTTAAGGTACTACCGGATCCAACCGTCAAGCATGAGAAGCTTCGCCCTCATATGGTTAGAGAAGATCATGACTGTCCACAAATCACTATTTATACCATTGAAGGCGCCCTTTTCTTTGGGGCAGCTGATATTTTCGGAAAAGCCTTAATGCCTACGATAAATCTTCGACCAAAGGTATTGCTTTTACGCATGGGAAAGGTCCCTTTTATGGATACGACGGGTGAAGCAAATATAGCTAGTCTGGTGATGCATTTCCGAACATTTTCTGGACAGGTGATTATCTCAGGCATTAAAAATCAGCCTAAAGATGTACTAAAACGCACAGGACTTTACCCACTTATTGGCGAAAATCATTTTTTCGAGCATACAGGTGAAGCGATTGATTATGCCATTACTCAATTGGACACGAATCGTTGTATCGGATGCAAGCATTATGCTTTTCGAGAATGTGGACTGTTATCAAATCCAGAAACGCCTACAAATGGAAGGTGA
- a CDS encoding metalloregulator ArsR/SmtB family transcription factor, whose product MNREILHFKTEFFKALAHPMRIRILELLSEGNKNVNELQTILGSEGSTVSQQLAILRSKNVVYGIKDGTSVIYSLRDPLIKDLLVVAKAIFDNHLVDTISLLETMRNE is encoded by the coding sequence ATGAACCGAGAAATTTTACACTTTAAAACGGAATTCTTCAAAGCACTCGCACATCCTATGCGAATTCGGATTTTGGAGCTGCTAAGTGAAGGCAATAAAAATGTTAATGAATTGCAAACCATTCTAGGCTCTGAAGGTTCTACGGTATCTCAGCAGCTAGCTATATTACGAAGCAAGAACGTGGTATATGGCATTAAAGATGGAACATCTGTAATTTACTCACTTCGCGATCCTTTAATAAAAGATCTATTGGTGGTTGCTAAAGCTATTTTTGATAATCATCTCGTCGATACGATATCTTTATTGGAAACCATGCGGAATGAATAA
- a CDS encoding BlaI/MecI/CopY family transcriptional regulator yields MDIKNFKYDEVGLNRFFGSLEAKIMDILWDAEELSIKDVQARLEKDKAVNFNTVMTVMNRLLDKGILQKRLKGRLSLYRPIETREVFIEQQSKRLTKNLLDEFGGVVINHMIDALKDVDQSLLDRLEHKLQQLKKDKLS; encoded by the coding sequence ATGGATATCAAAAACTTTAAATACGACGAGGTTGGACTGAATCGTTTTTTTGGTTCACTTGAGGCGAAAATAATGGATATCCTCTGGGATGCAGAGGAGCTTAGCATTAAAGATGTACAGGCCCGATTAGAGAAAGATAAAGCTGTCAATTTCAATACGGTAATGACTGTGATGAACCGTTTATTGGACAAAGGCATTTTACAAAAAAGATTAAAAGGAAGACTATCGCTGTATCGGCCAATCGAAACGAGGGAGGTTTTCATTGAGCAGCAATCCAAACGGTTGACTAAAAATCTGTTGGATGAGTTTGGTGGCGTAGTCATTAATCACATGATTGATGCGCTTAAGGATGTGGACCAATCCCTTTTAGATAGGCTGGAACACAAACTTCAGCAGCTCAAGAAGGACAAGCTCTCATGA
- a CDS encoding M56 family metallopeptidase, with the protein MRWQKKSTTVLVISLFIAVLVWSQMGMYLAHLIFGVDVKVNFFRFCVSLFKENTVYYFLVITFLNVVIAYAILITLMKVTQQYILSRRFKTKLMSLRNISLTAHVIKEYQPLNQNIIVIDHEHAIAFTVGFRRPLVVLSSGLTEILDHQELEAVIEHESFHQRQFDALKIFLLQIISQSLWFIPLTKWSYQNYKLISELLADEYAIKETGSELGLGSALLKLIKKGFSDNPTPVLVYFSDGVVNYRLQQLIDPTQMIPVRLSIMTIVISIHFLLLFMGMVLLAVT; encoded by the coding sequence ATGAGATGGCAAAAAAAATCGACCACCGTCCTTGTCATCAGCTTATTTATCGCGGTTTTGGTATGGAGTCAAATGGGGATGTATTTAGCTCATCTCATATTTGGCGTAGATGTAAAGGTGAACTTTTTTAGATTCTGTGTCAGCTTATTTAAAGAAAATACGGTTTATTATTTTTTAGTAATCACGTTCCTGAACGTTGTAATCGCTTATGCTATTTTAATTACGCTGATGAAGGTAACCCAGCAATACATTTTATCCAGACGGTTTAAAACAAAGCTTATGTCGCTCAGAAATATTAGTTTAACTGCACATGTCATTAAGGAGTATCAGCCGTTAAACCAAAATATTATTGTTATTGACCATGAGCATGCCATAGCCTTTACAGTTGGTTTTCGGCGACCGTTAGTGGTTCTCTCAAGCGGACTAACAGAAATACTTGATCATCAGGAGCTCGAAGCTGTAATTGAACATGAGTCCTTCCATCAACGGCAATTCGATGCTCTCAAAATATTTTTATTGCAGATTATTTCACAATCGCTTTGGTTTATTCCTTTAACAAAATGGAGCTATCAAAACTATAAGCTGATCAGTGAACTGCTTGCCGATGAATATGCCATTAAAGAAACGGGCTCGGAGCTAGGTTTGGGAAGCGCACTTCTGAAATTAATCAAAAAAGGCTTTAGCGATAATCCTACACCGGTATTGGTTTATTTTTCCGATGGTGTCGTGAACTATAGATTACAGCAGCTTATTGATCCTACTCAGATGATACCTGTGCGTCTAAGCATTATGACTATCGTGATTTCTATTCATTTCCTGCTTCTATTTATGGGCATGGTTTTATTAGCTGTCACTTAG
- a CDS encoding DUF3105 domain-containing protein, with protein sequence MESHLVLHQQSESTVFLLYTAGIILLLAVISYWYASKWKKENTSQLKKEEKAALKQKTKKARAAGHVLLSLAVLVVIVHFAKDLGQSYDVNSLNLKAELDVTEDAYYGAEHSDDPVSYAMKIPTSGTHSPHDLKFGFYTEKPATEMLVHNLEHGDIIIYYRADAKPEIIDQLKFFVNFRKAGAGILAVPNEDIPADKEVVVNAWTKTMALDEYDEEKVATFIYTYINEGPEKIPAQFRRGGGTM encoded by the coding sequence ATGGAATCACATTTGGTATTACACCAACAATCAGAATCAACGGTTTTTTTACTATACACAGCAGGTATTATTTTATTATTAGCTGTTATTAGCTATTGGTATGCCTCCAAATGGAAAAAGGAAAATACAAGCCAGTTGAAAAAAGAAGAAAAGGCAGCATTGAAGCAAAAAACGAAAAAAGCCCGTGCAGCTGGACATGTATTATTAAGCTTAGCTGTCCTCGTTGTTATCGTTCATTTTGCCAAAGATTTGGGTCAGAGCTACGATGTGAATTCTTTAAATCTTAAAGCAGAGCTAGATGTAACTGAAGATGCGTATTATGGAGCGGAGCATTCAGATGATCCTGTTTCCTATGCGATGAAAATCCCAACCTCTGGAACACATAGTCCTCATGATTTGAAGTTTGGTTTTTATACCGAAAAGCCTGCTACAGAGATGCTTGTTCATAATTTAGAGCATGGCGATATCATTATTTATTATAGAGCGGATGCCAAACCGGAAATCATTGATCAGCTTAAATTTTTTGTCAACTTCAGAAAAGCGGGAGCGGGCATATTAGCGGTTCCTAATGAAGATATTCCTGCGGACAAGGAAGTTGTCGTTAATGCGTGGACTAAAACGATGGCGCTTGATGAATATGACGAGGAGAAAGTTGCCACCTTTATCTATACGTATATTAATGAAGGGCCGGAGAAAATACCTGCACAATTCCGTCGTGGCGGTGGAACGATGTAA
- a CDS encoding ABC transporter ATP-binding protein: MKPNGILKPYFKETWRIYLSSITLHAAASIVFAFFPKVLGDFTDRLKSGDLMTQDVMHYSLLLLVIGVGYVFIGGYGQYLIMYVGRLFENITRRRLFSHLSGLSEYYYSKNGTGKLLSYFMNDVTGVRESISMGINQLAMGAMLLFSCIGAMLLSDIPLYLIAATMGPLLFIPWFVTRLGPAIRKRSLHVQEALGAMTETAEEQFGGIRVTKKFAVEPIMIKRFGASVDLIRNNQLSLVRISSLFQAIVPFLGSMSMIIALVLGGYLTVTGRITLGNFVALTLYIRMLMNPLQQIGNVINTVQRSRASLQRLNELVAIQPDITEAKDAVSVELAQSAVHIQGLTFSYPEASQPALQQIDLVIKPGMTLGIVGRTGSGKSTLVKLLLRTYEPPNNSIQIGRRDIRQIKLDSLRSQIAYVPQDGFLFSTTISENIAFAKRDAEQDEIEAAAKHARIYSNIMEFPDRFETKLGERGVTLSGGQRQRTSLARGLIKQSPFMILDDSVSAVDAITETEILQMIQEERRGKTTIIIANRISALKDADLIIVMEKGQIVQRGKHEELLAEQGQYATLHAIQEEGSQHASS; encoded by the coding sequence TTGAAGCCAAATGGAATTTTAAAACCATATTTCAAAGAGACCTGGCGCATTTATTTGTCGTCGATTACGCTTCATGCAGCTGCCAGCATCGTATTTGCTTTCTTCCCTAAGGTGCTCGGCGATTTCACGGATCGACTTAAGAGCGGCGACTTGATGACACAGGATGTTATGCATTATAGCCTATTGCTTTTGGTCATTGGTGTGGGCTATGTGTTCATCGGGGGATATGGTCAATATCTGATCATGTATGTTGGTCGTTTGTTTGAAAATATCACCCGTCGCAGACTGTTTTCGCACTTATCGGGTCTGAGTGAGTACTATTATTCCAAGAACGGTACGGGCAAGCTGTTAAGCTACTTTATGAATGATGTAACTGGCGTAAGAGAATCGATCTCCATGGGTATCAATCAATTAGCGATGGGAGCTATGCTATTATTTTCTTGTATAGGTGCCATGCTCCTAAGCGATATTCCACTCTACCTAATCGCAGCGACTATGGGACCTTTACTTTTCATCCCCTGGTTCGTAACACGCTTAGGTCCAGCCATTCGTAAACGATCGTTGCACGTGCAGGAGGCGCTCGGGGCGATGACCGAAACAGCAGAGGAACAATTCGGCGGAATTCGGGTCACCAAGAAATTTGCAGTCGAGCCGATCATGATCAAGCGGTTCGGAGCCTCTGTCGACCTGATTCGAAACAATCAGCTATCACTTGTAAGAATTTCCTCGTTGTTTCAAGCAATCGTACCGTTCCTTGGATCAATGTCCATGATTATTGCTTTGGTGCTCGGCGGTTACCTGACTGTTACTGGAAGGATTACGCTCGGTAATTTCGTCGCATTAACGCTATATATCCGTATGCTGATGAACCCGTTGCAGCAAATTGGGAATGTTATTAATACTGTGCAGCGCTCACGCGCATCGTTGCAGCGACTAAACGAATTGGTTGCCATTCAACCGGATATTACCGAAGCGAAGGATGCGGTTTCCGTTGAGTTAGCTCAATCTGCAGTACATATTCAAGGGCTGACCTTTTCATATCCAGAGGCTTCTCAGCCCGCTTTGCAGCAGATTGATCTAGTTATTAAGCCAGGCATGACGCTAGGCATCGTTGGACGTACAGGAAGCGGGAAGTCAACGCTTGTTAAGCTGCTGCTGCGAACGTATGAACCTCCGAATAATTCCATTCAGATCGGTAGGAGAGACATTCGCCAGATTAAGCTTGATAGTCTGCGCAGCCAGATTGCTTATGTGCCTCAGGATGGCTTCCTATTTAGCACGACAATTAGCGAGAATATCGCTTTTGCCAAACGAGATGCCGAACAGGACGAGATTGAAGCAGCTGCTAAACATGCGCGAATCTACAGCAATATTATGGAGTTTCCTGATCGCTTCGAGACGAAGCTTGGTGAGCGCGGGGTAACGTTGTCCGGTGGACAACGACAACGAACGAGCTTGGCACGCGGCCTCATCAAGCAGTCACCCTTCATGATCCTCGACGATAGCGTTAGTGCTGTGGATGCAATCACAGAGACTGAAATTCTTCAGATGATCCAGGAAGAACGCCGAGGTAAAACAACGATTATTATTGCTAACCGAATAAGTGCATTGAAGGACGCTGACCTTATCATCGTTATGGAGAAAGGGCAAATTGTACAGCGAGGTAAACATGAGGAACTGCTTGCTGAACAAGGGCAGTACGCCACGCTCCACGCGATCCAAGAGGAGGGAAGCCAACATGCCTCATCCTAA
- a CDS encoding ABC transporter ATP-binding protein, with protein sequence MPHPNNNQNIEQKADVSKQPKPKYEYRSAFRILSSYIAPHRITFALVFICTIIAIASELFQPYLVKIVIDDHLMADNNNFGSILIIGMVYFGLSVSGFLFTYLQNNLLQSAGQSIVSKIRKQLFEHITKLSMSFFDKTPSGSLITHVSSDTEAVNQFFNQVLLTLLRDGLTLIFILILMFQLDATLGMYCLVLLPIIAIIAVSFRSYMRKTYQMARTRLSRLISFTAENLSGMNLIQVFQQQRAQAERFEERNDAYFKANIREIRTMVIFNRSFDLLSNLAIAYVTWIGGKAVLGQTLEFGVLYAFITYIRQFFQPINAITQQWNTLQSATVAVNRIWGVFDIQPDIIERQKPIHIDLESVQGRIDFNHITFSYESGSPIFRGLDLHIRSGEMIGIVGTTGAGKSSLMSLLCRFYDVEEGSIQIDDHDIRDMQQAELHRIVGLVQQEPYLYAGSIIDNVRMFDETISREEVIRACEFVGADSMIKQMNDSYDTKLSERGSGLSAGERQLLSFARIIVFRPKILILDEATANLDSLTEQLIQQALNVVSEGRTTIVIAHRLSTIMQADRIIVLRHGEMVESGTHHELLELQGFYEELYRYSQGKTKLQGVQSTPKVQFEVR encoded by the coding sequence ATGCCTCATCCTAATAATAATCAGAATATAGAGCAGAAGGCGGACGTTAGCAAGCAGCCGAAACCAAAATACGAGTATCGATCTGCATTTCGAATTCTGAGCTCCTATATCGCACCACATCGAATAACCTTTGCTTTAGTATTTATTTGCACGATAATCGCGATTGCTTCGGAGCTATTTCAACCCTATTTGGTAAAAATCGTTATCGATGATCATTTGATGGCAGACAACAACAATTTCGGTAGTATCCTTATTATAGGCATGGTCTATTTTGGGCTATCCGTATCTGGTTTTTTGTTTACTTATTTGCAAAATAATTTGCTGCAGTCTGCAGGACAAAGCATCGTGTCTAAGATAAGGAAGCAGTTGTTCGAGCATATTACTAAGCTTTCTATGTCTTTTTTCGACAAGACTCCCAGTGGAAGCCTAATTACACATGTTTCAAGCGATACCGAGGCTGTGAACCAATTTTTCAACCAAGTGCTGCTCACCTTGCTGCGTGACGGCCTTACGTTAATTTTTATCCTTATATTGATGTTTCAGCTTGATGCAACGCTTGGCATGTATTGCCTTGTATTGCTTCCGATTATAGCCATTATTGCAGTCTCATTCCGTTCCTATATGCGCAAAACATACCAAATGGCACGTACACGCTTATCACGACTTATTTCGTTCACAGCTGAAAATCTATCAGGTATGAACCTGATTCAAGTATTCCAACAGCAGAGAGCGCAAGCGGAGCGCTTCGAGGAACGGAATGACGCGTATTTCAAGGCTAATATTCGTGAGATACGTACAATGGTTATATTTAATCGCTCTTTCGATCTTTTGAGCAACTTAGCTATTGCTTACGTGACATGGATCGGAGGCAAGGCGGTCCTCGGCCAGACGCTTGAATTCGGGGTTCTCTATGCGTTCATTACGTATATCCGCCAATTTTTCCAGCCGATCAATGCGATTACCCAACAATGGAACACGCTGCAATCAGCTACTGTCGCTGTGAATCGAATCTGGGGTGTGTTCGATATTCAGCCTGATATTATAGAACGTCAGAAGCCGATTCACATTGATTTGGAATCCGTACAAGGGCGTATAGATTTTAATCATATAACGTTTAGCTATGAAAGCGGATCGCCGATCTTTCGTGGACTTGACCTTCACATCCGTTCAGGCGAGATGATCGGTATCGTCGGTACGACTGGTGCTGGTAAAAGCTCGCTCATGAGCCTGCTATGCCGGTTCTATGATGTGGAGGAAGGCAGTATTCAAATTGATGATCATGATATTCGTGATATGCAGCAGGCAGAGCTTCACCGGATTGTTGGTCTGGTCCAGCAAGAGCCCTATTTGTACGCGGGTAGTATTATTGACAATGTACGGATGTTTGATGAAACGATCTCCCGTGAAGAAGTTATTCGAGCTTGCGAATTCGTAGGGGCGGATTCAATGATAAAACAAATGAATGACAGCTACGATACGAAGTTGTCTGAGCGGGGAAGTGGATTATCGGCAGGTGAGCGACAGCTGCTGTCCTTTGCACGCATCATCGTATTCCGTCCAAAGATCCTTATTCTGGATGAAGCGACTGCGAATTTGGATTCTCTGACGGAGCAGTTGATCCAGCAGGCATTGAATGTCGTATCCGAAGGCCGAACAACGATCGTTATTGCGCATCGCTTATCAACCATTATGCAAGCCGACCGGATTATCGTACTGCGTCATGGAGAAATGGTCGAATCGGGAACACATCATGAGCTGTTAGAACTGCAAGGCTTTTACGAGGAGCTATATCGTTATTCTCAAGGAAAAACGAAATTACAAGGTGTTCAGTCTACTCCTAAAGTTCAATTCGAAGTTAGGTAA
- a CDS encoding helix-turn-helix domain-containing protein, with protein MAKIKTETARWVYEFPESTQLSHVSELIMLGYDRFQEASPLIVHQHERSYEFVFVESGKVTWEVDGHLFPTHTGQFFYTRPGEWHRASFNFIEPSSIWWMIIADPFEHPGWLNLEDEDRIEIHHQLQQLPRIVFVDSRVREPFIKLRNVIEHDEPLASCRVRHYVLDIILQILNPSSKRQIPFDLQEAMIKLTKDIQAAPETRWSNKELADQIGVSESHFYRLFHDMHGQSPANYIDRLRIDIACQMLRQQEVSVTSVAMDLGYKTSQHFATIFKKYIGLSPSQWRSSS; from the coding sequence ATGGCGAAAATAAAGACTGAAACAGCGCGTTGGGTGTATGAATTTCCGGAGTCAACACAGCTATCCCATGTCTCAGAATTAATAATGCTCGGCTATGACCGCTTTCAAGAGGCTTCACCTTTAATCGTTCATCAGCATGAACGTTCGTACGAATTTGTATTCGTGGAAAGTGGGAAGGTTACTTGGGAGGTGGATGGCCACTTATTTCCTACCCACACTGGACAGTTCTTCTACACCCGTCCTGGTGAATGGCATCGTGCAAGTTTTAATTTCATCGAACCCAGTAGCATCTGGTGGATGATTATAGCAGATCCCTTCGAGCATCCCGGCTGGCTAAATTTAGAAGATGAAGACCGTATCGAGATACATCACCAACTGCAACAGCTGCCAAGAATCGTATTCGTGGATAGTCGTGTCCGTGAACCTTTTATCAAACTAAGAAATGTTATTGAGCATGACGAGCCACTGGCATCCTGCCGTGTACGTCATTACGTACTCGATATTATTCTACAAATACTGAACCCGTCCTCTAAACGTCAAATCCCATTTGATTTGCAAGAGGCCATGATTAAATTGACCAAAGACATCCAAGCAGCGCCAGAAACGAGATGGAGTAATAAAGAGCTCGCTGATCAGATTGGTGTAAGTGAATCCCATTTCTACCGATTGTTCCATGATATGCATGGGCAGTCGCCTGCTAATTATATTGATCGGCTGCGGATAGATATTGCCTGTCAGATGTTACGTCAACAAGAGGTCAGCGTTACATCCGTTGCGATGGATCTGGGATATAAGACTAGCCAGCATTTTGCCACGATATTTAAAAAGTATATCGGTCTATCACCCTCTCAGTGGCGCAGCTCCTCTTAA
- a CDS encoding phytanoyl-CoA dioxygenase family protein, translated as MGVIPYKITTADKERFDQDGYWISPKLLDDQTIERLRGAHERIWKSDYDGTGMPLNGFKLSGDSFALRKFDNGWWINDEVRSVVTDPNLGEMASNLLNEDEIRLWHDQVIYKPGTSGQETRAGNVGWHQDYAYWRASSTTNMVTVWIALQDTDLNNGGMMTILGSHKWGTIEGSDAFFEQDMMKLKQRFATRDWVEEPCILKAGQASFHHSLTFHGSATNFTDQPRLSVVAHLMPGDTYYKEGRARHDNVRLLGPRPEFGQKFDNEFFPLLYSK; from the coding sequence ATGGGAGTTATTCCTTATAAAATTACAACAGCGGATAAAGAGAGGTTTGATCAAGACGGTTATTGGATCAGTCCGAAATTGCTGGATGACCAGACAATCGAGCGTCTTCGCGGCGCACATGAGCGTATTTGGAAGAGTGATTATGATGGAACAGGTATGCCTCTTAATGGCTTCAAACTATCTGGCGATTCATTTGCTCTTCGCAAATTCGATAATGGCTGGTGGATTAACGATGAGGTACGTAGTGTCGTCACCGATCCAAATTTAGGTGAAATGGCATCGAATCTGCTGAACGAGGACGAGATTCGCCTATGGCATGATCAAGTAATCTACAAACCAGGTACTTCAGGCCAAGAAACAAGAGCAGGGAATGTTGGCTGGCATCAGGATTACGCCTATTGGCGAGCAAGCAGTACAACTAATATGGTAACCGTTTGGATTGCGCTGCAGGATACAGACCTGAATAATGGAGGCATGATGACAATCCTGGGTTCACACAAGTGGGGCACTATTGAGGGGAGTGATGCCTTCTTTGAACAGGATATGATGAAGCTGAAGCAGCGTTTTGCAACTCGAGATTGGGTAGAGGAGCCATGTATTTTAAAAGCTGGCCAAGCGAGCTTCCACCACTCGCTTACATTCCATGGCTCAGCAACGAATTTCACAGATCAGCCTCGGTTATCTGTTGTCGCTCATCTAATGCCTGGAGATACATACTACAAAGAAGGCAGAGCTCGGCATGATAATGTTCGATTGCTCGGACCACGTCCGGAATTCGGACAGAAGTTTGATAATGAATTCTTCCCGTTACTGTATTCTAAATAG